In Pasteurella multocida subsp. multocida OH4807, a genomic segment contains:
- a CDS encoding ribosomal large subunit pseudouridine synthase B (COG1187 16S rRNA uridine-516 pseudouridylate synthase and related pseudouridylate synthases), translated as MKFTKTNSRQNQPHVEKPATRNKANPKMVSHSNRKGTEKVKPLSVEKLTTLSSSASSAPKVNVVGEKLQKVLARAGQGSRREIETMIAENRVSVDGKIATLGDRVNVHAGLKIRIDGHIINLKPAQKEVCRILMYYKPEGELCTRHDPEGRATVFDRLPRLTGARWIAVGRLDINTSGLLLFTTDGELANRLMHPSREVEREYSVRVFGQVDDAMLHRLKKGVQLEDGPANFKEIKFAGGVGMNQWFDVTLMEGRNREVRRLWESQGVQVSRLIRTRYGNISLMKSLPRGGWQEMDLTNVNYLRELVGLPPEVETKLDVTQPRRRAKTGKIRKAVKRYSELSKRYKK; from the coding sequence ATGAAGTTTACGAAGACAAATTCTCGTCAAAATCAGCCGCACGTTGAAAAGCCTGCCACAAGAAATAAGGCGAATCCCAAAATGGTTTCTCATTCCAATCGTAAAGGCACGGAAAAGGTTAAACCACTTAGTGTTGAAAAATTGACTACACTAAGTTCATCTGCTTCATCTGCGCCAAAAGTAAATGTAGTGGGTGAAAAACTACAAAAAGTGTTGGCGAGAGCAGGACAAGGTTCACGTCGTGAAATTGAAACAATGATTGCTGAAAATCGTGTGAGTGTTGACGGTAAAATTGCGACGCTTGGCGACCGAGTGAATGTGCATGCGGGACTAAAGATCCGTATTGATGGACATATTATTAATTTAAAACCCGCACAAAAAGAAGTATGCCGTATTTTGATGTATTACAAACCCGAAGGGGAGTTATGTACTCGCCACGATCCAGAAGGGCGAGCAACCGTTTTTGATCGTTTACCGCGTTTAACTGGGGCTCGTTGGATTGCTGTCGGGCGTTTAGATATTAATACATCAGGGCTACTTTTGTTTACAACAGATGGTGAGTTAGCGAATCGCTTAATGCACCCAAGTCGAGAAGTAGAACGTGAGTATTCTGTGCGTGTTTTTGGACAGGTTGACGATGCGATGTTACATCGCTTGAAAAAAGGGGTGCAATTAGAAGACGGTCCTGCGAATTTTAAAGAAATTAAATTTGCGGGGGGAGTTGGGATGAACCAATGGTTTGATGTGACCTTGATGGAAGGACGAAATCGAGAAGTTCGTCGTTTGTGGGAATCGCAGGGGGTTCAAGTCAGTCGCTTGATTCGTACTCGTTATGGCAATATTTCATTGATGAAATCGTTACCTCGAGGCGGTTGGCAAGAAATGGATTTGACCAATGTGAATTATCTAAGGGAGCTAGTTGGGCTGCCACCAGAGGTGGAAACGAAACTGGACGTGACACAGCCTCGTCGCCGTGCGAAAACAGGTAAAATTCGCAAAGCGGTGAAGCGTTATTCTGAATTAAGTAAGCGTTATAAAAAATAG
- a CDS encoding Sua5/YciO/YrdC/YwlC family protein (COG0009 Putative translation factor (SUA5)), with product MSQFFYIHPENPQVRLINQAVDILRDGGVIVYPTDSGYALGCMIGNKHAMDRIVQIRQLPEGHNFTLVCSDLSELSTYSLVTNSAYRLIKNNTPGRYTFILTATKELPRRLMTSKRKTIGIRVPDNQIALDLLKALGEPILSCSLMLPGEEHVTQSDPEEIRERLERHVELIIHGGYLGQDPTTVVDLTEATPVIVREGSGDITPFV from the coding sequence ATGAGCCAGTTTTTTTATATTCACCCAGAAAATCCACAAGTGCGGTTAATTAATCAAGCAGTTGACATTTTACGTGATGGTGGTGTGATTGTTTATCCGACAGATTCAGGATACGCGTTAGGTTGTATGATTGGGAACAAGCACGCTATGGATCGCATTGTACAAATTCGTCAGTTACCAGAAGGGCATAATTTTACATTAGTGTGTAGCGATCTTTCTGAATTATCCACGTATTCGTTAGTGACGAATAGTGCTTATCGTTTAATAAAAAATAATACACCTGGACGTTATACTTTTATTTTAACTGCCACGAAAGAATTACCACGACGTTTAATGACGTCAAAGCGGAAGACAATTGGTATTCGTGTGCCTGATAATCAGATTGCACTCGATTTATTAAAAGCATTAGGTGAGCCAATTTTGTCTTGTTCACTCATGTTACCAGGCGAAGAGCATGTCACTCAGTCTGATCCAGAAGAAATCCGTGAACGTTTAGAACGTCATGTAGAGTTAATTATTCATGGTGGTTATCTTGGACAAGATCCCACAACTGTCGTTGATTTAACTGAAGCAACGCCAGTCATTGTACGCGAGGGCAGTGGTGATATTACACCTTTTGTCTAG
- the tyrA gene encoding bifunctional chorismate mutase/prephenate dehydrogenase (COG1605 Chorismate mutase) encodes MDALKELRAQIDHVDRELLQLLATRLDLVKQVGEVKHKHGLPIYVPEREAEMLKHRREEAEALGISADLIEDVLRRVMRESYTRENQFGFKTVNPAIRKIVIVGGRGKLGSLFARYFMLSGYKVEVLEQEDWQCAANILKETDVVIVSVPIAKTVETITRLQPFLTENMLLADLTSVKRAPLTAMLNVHNGAVVGLHPMFGPDIASMAKQVIVRCDGRFSERYQWLIEQMQMWGAICYSVDADEHDHSMTYVQALRHFSTFANGLHLSKQPVELARLLALSSPIYRLELAMIGRLFAQDAELYADIIMDKPENLAVIESLKQSYEESLAFFKQDNKQGFIDSFNQVKQWFGEYSQQFLKESRQLLQQANDYRQR; translated from the coding sequence GTGGATGCACTGAAAGAATTAAGGGCTCAAATCGATCACGTGGATCGTGAATTATTGCAATTATTAGCAACTCGGCTTGATTTAGTTAAACAAGTGGGGGAGGTCAAACATAAACATGGCTTGCCTATTTATGTGCCTGAACGCGAAGCCGAGATGTTAAAACATAGACGTGAGGAAGCAGAAGCCTTAGGCATATCTGCTGATTTAATCGAAGATGTATTGCGGCGTGTTATGCGAGAGTCTTATACACGAGAGAATCAGTTCGGTTTTAAAACGGTTAACCCCGCGATAAGAAAAATTGTTATTGTGGGAGGACGAGGAAAATTAGGGAGTTTGTTCGCTCGTTATTTTATGTTATCAGGCTATAAAGTTGAGGTATTAGAACAAGAAGATTGGCAATGTGCGGCAAATATTTTGAAAGAAACTGATGTGGTCATTGTCTCTGTGCCTATTGCGAAAACCGTTGAAACGATCACACGTTTACAACCTTTTTTAACGGAAAATATGTTGTTAGCGGATTTGACTTCAGTAAAACGTGCGCCTTTAACGGCAATGCTGAATGTGCACAATGGGGCAGTTGTAGGACTACATCCTATGTTTGGTCCTGATATTGCAAGCATGGCCAAACAAGTTATTGTTCGCTGTGATGGTCGTTTTTCAGAACGTTATCAATGGCTCATTGAACAAATGCAAATGTGGGGCGCAATTTGTTATTCGGTTGATGCAGATGAGCACGATCACAGCATGACTTACGTACAAGCACTACGCCATTTTTCGACGTTTGCTAACGGATTACACCTTTCAAAGCAGCCTGTGGAGTTAGCCCGTTTGTTAGCGCTTTCTTCTCCCATTTATCGTTTAGAATTAGCGATGATTGGGCGTTTATTTGCTCAAGATGCAGAGCTATATGCAGATATCATTATGGATAAGCCTGAAAATTTAGCGGTGATTGAAAGTCTTAAACAGAGCTATGAAGAAAGTTTAGCTTTTTTTAAACAAGATAATAAACAAGGGTTTATTGACAGTTTTAATCAAGTTAAACAATGGTTTGGTGAGTATTCGCAGCAATTTCTTAAAGAAAGTCGACAACTTTTACAACAGGCAAATGACTATAGGCAAAGATAA